The Flavobacteriaceae bacterium 3519-10 genome includes a window with the following:
- a CDS encoding Aspartate ammonia-lyase, which yields MENFRIESDLLGELKVPIDAYYGVQTQRAVDNFYITGRKMGEYPEFVKAIGYVKLAAVQTNHALGLIDDKMLDVISEACQDVIDGKFRDQFPVDMIQGGAGTSVNMNANEVLANRALEIMGFEKGDYQHCYPNDHLNLSQSTNDVYPTTVKLAIIMMNHNLVEHLRKLNHSFREKGKEFHDVIKMGRTQLQDAVPMTLGQEFEAFAANLDEEIILLNNISNLFLEINMGGTAIGTGLNAPEGYPILCAERLAALTGEDFVSAANLVEATPDTGSFLIYSSVLKRTAVKLSKICNDLRLLSSGPRAGLNEINLPPMQPGSSIMPGKVNPVIPEVVNQVCFKVIGNDLTVTLAAQAGQLQLNVMEPVLSECIIESIIFLERAMDTLRTKCIDGITANREVCKNMVKNSIGIVTALNPYIGYKTSTKIAQEAMETGKSVYDLVLEHKILSQEKLDEILDPKNMLSSHAFVTIV from the coding sequence ATGGAAAATTTTAGAATCGAATCCGATTTACTCGGTGAATTAAAAGTACCCATAGATGCCTATTACGGCGTACAAACCCAACGCGCAGTAGACAATTTCTACATTACCGGCAGAAAAATGGGAGAGTATCCTGAATTTGTAAAAGCGATCGGCTACGTAAAATTAGCCGCTGTACAAACAAACCACGCGTTGGGCCTGATCGACGACAAAATGCTGGACGTTATTTCCGAAGCCTGCCAGGACGTAATTGATGGTAAATTCCGCGATCAATTCCCGGTAGATATGATTCAGGGCGGTGCCGGAACTTCGGTGAATATGAATGCCAATGAGGTTTTAGCCAACCGCGCTTTAGAAATAATGGGTTTCGAAAAAGGAGATTACCAACATTGCTACCCAAATGATCATTTAAATCTTTCGCAATCAACAAATGATGTTTATCCAACCACCGTGAAACTTGCCATCATTATGATGAACCATAATTTGGTGGAACATCTACGCAAGCTCAATCATTCTTTCCGCGAAAAAGGAAAAGAATTTCATGATGTTATTAAAATGGGCCGAACCCAGCTCCAGGATGCGGTGCCAATGACTTTAGGTCAGGAGTTCGAAGCATTTGCCGCGAATCTTGATGAGGAAATTATTTTATTGAATAATATTTCAAACCTATTTTTAGAAATAAACATGGGTGGAACCGCGATCGGTACAGGTTTAAATGCGCCTGAAGGTTATCCGATACTGTGCGCGGAAAGATTGGCTGCTTTAACCGGCGAAGACTTTGTATCAGCCGCTAACCTCGTAGAAGCTACTCCCGATACCGGTTCGTTCCTAATTTATTCTTCTGTGCTAAAACGTACCGCCGTGAAACTTTCTAAAATCTGTAATGATCTTCGTCTGCTTTCTTCAGGCCCAAGAGCCGGATTAAACGAAATCAACTTACCGCCGATGCAGCCGGGTTCTTCTATCATGCCGGGAAAAGTAAATCCCGTGATTCCGGAAGTGGTTAATCAGGTTTGTTTTAAAGTGATTGGAAATGATTTAACGGTTACTTTAGCCGCCCAGGCAGGGCAATTACAGCTGAATGTAATGGAACCCGTGCTCAGCGAATGTATTATCGAGTCGATTATCTTCCTCGAAAGAGCGATGGATACACTGCGGACAAAATGTATCGACGGCATTACCGCCAACCGCGAAGTCTGCAAAAACATGGTGAAGAACAGTATCGGAATTGTTACCGCACTGAATCCTTATATCGGTTATAAAACCAGCACCAAAATTGCGCAGGAAGCGATGGAAACAGGCAAATCGGTATACGATCTGGTTCTCGAGCATAAAATTTTGTCACAGGAGAAACTGGATGAGATCCTTGATCCCAAAAACATGCTTAGTTCCCACGCTTTTGTGACGATCGTTTAA
- a CDS encoding gliding motility protein GldG: MKRKNIIYLIAGLLLLLGVFGVFSHRFDFTQEKRYTLSESTVKILESVDQPLSVDVYLEGDFPASFRQLQNETRFILQEFRKINPKIDFKFIDPIKTKMSKDTLAAMGMQPSILPDMKDGRISEIVMFPFATLTYNTYGTAVPLIINQSGIDASEQLARSIENLEYNFASNIKAITEDQKKNVGILINQDELGPEQFQGFMDMALESYNAGPVIPENQVELSLADVPKLKQMDALVIAKPRKAFTENEKVILDQYIMNGGKTLWMIDAVNAEMDTLFRSKQIMAYPMETNLTDFFFNYGLRINPGLVKDMKKSALIRIVSGEVAGNPQFSSFLWPYFPLGIAETTNPITKNINPVKFEFPTSIDTLGRKNIRTKVLFESSDRTNVKQVPNYVALNEIVLSDSLSEFDRPTSPKIFAVSLQGKFTSAYTTRSERNAFPNFKQSSGENKMIVIADGDVGRNQVYKGNPLPLGEDLLTKQLYGNEQFLRNALDFLLDDSNLMELRNRNIEARLLDRQRIDAERTSWQWINLLLPLAIIGSLGALFFWLRKRKFQ; the protein is encoded by the coding sequence ATGAAAAGAAAAAATATAATATATCTGATTGCAGGTTTACTACTGCTACTGGGCGTTTTCGGTGTTTTTTCGCACCGGTTCGATTTTACGCAGGAAAAAAGATACACCCTTTCAGAATCTACCGTTAAAATCCTCGAATCGGTTGATCAGCCACTCAGCGTTGACGTTTATCTCGAAGGCGATTTCCCCGCAAGCTTCAGACAGCTTCAGAATGAAACCAGATTTATACTTCAGGAATTCCGGAAAATCAACCCTAAAATCGATTTTAAATTCATCGATCCGATAAAAACGAAAATGTCGAAAGACACGCTCGCTGCGATGGGCATGCAGCCTTCTATCCTACCCGATATGAAAGACGGCAGGATCTCCGAAATCGTGATGTTCCCGTTTGCCACGCTTACCTACAACACCTACGGCACTGCGGTTCCGCTGATCATCAACCAAAGCGGGATTGACGCTTCCGAGCAGCTTGCAAGGTCAATCGAAAACCTCGAGTACAATTTTGCGTCAAACATCAAAGCAATTACCGAAGACCAGAAAAAGAATGTAGGAATTCTAATTAATCAAGACGAATTAGGGCCTGAACAGTTCCAGGGATTTATGGACATGGCGCTTGAAAGCTATAACGCTGGACCGGTAATTCCGGAAAACCAGGTTGAACTTTCACTCGCCGATGTGCCCAAACTGAAGCAAATGGACGCGCTGGTGATTGCCAAACCACGCAAAGCCTTCACCGAAAACGAAAAAGTAATTCTCGACCAATACATCATGAATGGCGGAAAAACTTTATGGATGATTGATGCCGTGAATGCGGAGATGGACACACTTTTCCGCTCCAAACAAATTATGGCGTATCCGATGGAAACCAATCTGACCGATTTTTTCTTCAATTATGGGCTCAGAATAAATCCGGGGTTGGTGAAGGACATGAAAAAATCTGCGCTGATCAGAATTGTTTCAGGTGAAGTTGCCGGTAATCCGCAGTTCAGCAGTTTTCTGTGGCCGTATTTTCCGCTTGGAATTGCGGAAACAACCAATCCCATAACCAAAAACATCAATCCCGTAAAGTTCGAATTTCCGACTTCAATTGATACTTTGGGACGAAAAAACATCCGAACGAAAGTGCTTTTTGAGTCGAGTGACAGGACAAATGTAAAGCAGGTACCAAATTATGTGGCATTAAATGAAATCGTCCTGAGCGATTCTTTAAGCGAATTCGACAGGCCCACGTCGCCAAAAATTTTCGCGGTGAGCCTTCAAGGAAAATTTACCTCAGCCTATACCACCCGAAGTGAGCGTAATGCATTTCCGAATTTTAAACAGTCCAGCGGCGAAAATAAAATGATCGTCATTGCAGACGGTGATGTTGGGCGCAACCAGGTTTATAAGGGAAATCCGTTGCCTTTGGGCGAAGATTTACTTACAAAACAACTCTACGGCAACGAACAGTTTCTTAGAAATGCGTTGGATTTTCTGCTGGATGATTCAAATTTAATGGAACTGAGGAACAGAAATATCGAAGCACGCCTGCTCGACCGGCAGCGCATCGACGCCGAAAGAACTTCGTGGCAATGGATTAATCTTTTGCTTCCATTGGCTATTATCGGATCGTTGGGCGCACTTTTCTTTTGGTTGAGAAAAAGAAAATTCCAGTAA
- a CDS encoding gliding motility protein GldF, with translation MKAIFKKELWNYFGNWSAWLIIAAFSLIGTLFLFFFENDSNIFDIGTATLQSYFVLVPWLLMFVIPAVSMKTLAEEQQSGTLNWLFSQPLKISDIILGKFFAVWLVGILCLLPSLVYLYTVYALGVPQGNIDLGATFGSYLGLIILAAAFSAVGILASSLSQNQIMAYLLGVFMCFILYFGIEQLASYKLLGGADYWLSNLGFYQHFMAFTRGLIDTRDVFYFILIIALCLFFAKLSVAKKK, from the coding sequence ATGAAAGCAATATTTAAAAAAGAACTCTGGAATTATTTCGGGAACTGGAGTGCGTGGCTCATTATTGCCGCTTTCAGTTTAATTGGGACCCTGTTCTTGTTTTTCTTCGAAAACGATTCTAATATATTCGACATTGGCACTGCAACCCTGCAAAGCTATTTCGTACTCGTGCCGTGGTTGCTGATGTTCGTAATACCGGCTGTTTCGATGAAAACCCTGGCCGAAGAACAGCAGTCGGGTACGCTCAACTGGCTTTTCTCGCAGCCTTTAAAAATATCAGATATTATTCTGGGCAAATTCTTCGCCGTTTGGCTGGTGGGTATTCTGTGCCTTTTGCCATCGCTGGTTTACTTATACACAGTTTACGCGCTTGGAGTTCCGCAGGGAAACATTGATTTGGGTGCGACATTCGGGAGTTATTTAGGCCTGATCATCCTAGCAGCAGCGTTTTCCGCGGTAGGGATTTTAGCTTCGTCGCTTTCACAAAACCAGATTATGGCCTATCTACTCGGGGTTTTTATGTGTTTTATTTTGTATTTTGGTATCGAGCAGCTGGCGAGCTATAAACTTCTTGGGGGCGCAGATTACTGGCTCTCAAACCTTGGATTTTACCAACATTTCATGGCTTTTACACGGGGTTTAATTGATACCCGTGATGTTTTCTATTTTATTTTGATCATCGCCCTTTGTCTTTTCTTCGCTAAACTCTCAGTTGCAAAGAAAAAGTAG
- a CDS encoding Hypothetical membrane protein, possible involvement in cytochrome functioning/assembly, translating into MLYTVLKAVHIIFMVSYFAGIFYLVRIFVYYKDTDAFDENKKNILREQYVFMARRLWNIITVPAGVIMLLSGLTLIFLNFGLMKTPWFHLKLTFLLGLTFYHYWCWQKVLQIKNLNGNLLSVENIKLRQANEIATFILFLVVFTVILKSMVIEYWWQLISGFIIFVFAVMLTVKLVNRKKKKA; encoded by the coding sequence ATGCTTTACACCGTTCTAAAAGCAGTTCATATCATTTTTATGGTCAGTTATTTCGCAGGGATCTTCTATCTCGTGCGGATTTTTGTTTACTATAAAGACACCGACGCTTTTGATGAAAACAAAAAAAACATTCTCCGCGAACAGTATGTTTTCATGGCGCGCAGATTATGGAATATCATCACCGTACCTGCTGGAGTAATTATGCTTCTGAGCGGTTTAACCTTAATTTTTCTCAATTTCGGTCTGATGAAGACACCGTGGTTTCACTTGAAACTAACGTTTCTGCTCGGGCTCACATTTTACCATTACTGGTGCTGGCAGAAAGTACTGCAGATCAAGAATTTAAACGGAAACCTGCTATCTGTGGAGAATATAAAACTGAGGCAGGCCAATGAGATTGCCACATTCATCTTATTTCTGGTGGTTTTCACCGTTATTTTGAAGTCGATGGTTATTGAATACTGGTGGCAGCTGATCAGTGGTTTTATTATTTTTGTGTTTGCAGTGATGCTCACCGTGAAACTCGTTAACCGCAAAAAGAAAAAAGCTTAA
- a CDS encoding Phosphate starvation-inducible protein PhoH, predicted ATPase yields MFELNYEITGIDAKTFYGVNNQYFNVLKSTFPTLKITGRDHFVFAQGNNETLDVLKLKLDDIVSFISKYNSITLKDVENILNIKDETEKQLVFDQDIIVKGVNGKIIKAKTTNLKILVKECEKKDMVFAIGPAGTGKTYTSVALAVRALRDKEVKRIILTRPAVEAGESLGFLPGDLKEKLDPYLQPLYDALRDMIPHEKLEGFIEKKVIEVAPLAFMRGRTLDEAFVILDEAQNTTHSQMKMFLTRMGMNAKFIITGDPSQVDLPLRQKSGLKEGMRILKDVKEIGFVHLTEEDVVRHPVVRKIINAYGKEEQRQRED; encoded by the coding sequence ATGTTTGAACTGAATTATGAAATAACCGGCATTGATGCCAAGACATTCTACGGAGTGAACAACCAGTACTTCAATGTACTGAAATCTACATTTCCCACCCTGAAAATCACAGGTCGCGATCACTTCGTGTTTGCCCAGGGAAACAATGAAACCCTTGATGTTCTGAAACTTAAACTCGATGATATTGTAAGTTTTATATCTAAATATAACAGCATCACATTGAAAGATGTAGAAAATATCCTCAACATTAAAGATGAAACCGAGAAACAGCTCGTCTTCGATCAGGATATTATCGTGAAAGGTGTCAACGGCAAAATTATTAAAGCCAAAACGACCAACCTCAAAATTCTTGTGAAGGAATGCGAAAAAAAGGACATGGTTTTTGCCATTGGTCCGGCCGGAACCGGAAAAACGTATACAAGTGTCGCGCTTGCGGTACGTGCACTTCGGGATAAGGAAGTAAAAAGAATAATTCTTACGAGGCCTGCAGTGGAGGCCGGCGAAAGCCTCGGTTTTTTACCGGGCGACCTGAAGGAAAAACTCGATCCGTATCTGCAGCCTTTGTACGATGCGCTGCGTGATATGATTCCACATGAAAAGCTCGAAGGTTTTATTGAGAAGAAGGTGATTGAAGTAGCGCCACTGGCTTTTATGCGTGGCCGAACGCTGGATGAAGCCTTCGTAATTCTGGATGAAGCTCAGAATACAACCCATTCTCAAATGAAAATGTTTCTCACCAGAATGGGGATGAATGCCAAATTCATCATCACAGGCGATCCGAGCCAGGTCGATCTTCCGTTGAGACAGAAATCGGGATTGAAAGAAGGCATGCGAATTCTGAAAGATGTGAAAGAAATCGGTTTCGTGCATCTCACCGAAGAAGATGTGGTGAGGCATCCTGTGGTAAGAAAAATCATCAATGCCTACGGAAAGGAAGAACA